A window of the Gemmatirosa kalamazoonensis genome harbors these coding sequences:
- the ctaD gene encoding cytochrome c oxidase subunit I, whose amino-acid sequence MSAAPVLPTVTVDRAPLERLRETWETPRGWRGWLSTVDHKTIGLRYLVTSIAFLVIGGAEALLMRAQLAVSGQHLLTAGWYDQLFSMHGVTMIFLYAAPVLSGFSNYLWPLMLGSRDMAYPRLNALSYWTYLVAGIFLYTSLPLGAMPNAGWFDYVPFAAREFDPGLNVDFYALTLLLLAVSTTVGSINFVTTLFKTRAPGMSLNRLPILVWGTLTASFANLFALPALSAAAVMLFLDRRVGTHFFDAAAGGHPLLWQHLFWMFGHPWVYVVVLPAMGIVSDALPTFCRRPLVGYTFVALATVTTGILGFGVWLHHMFATGIPPLALAFFGASSIFITIPSAVAVFAWLATLWDGQPWYPAAMKFMLGFIALFVIGGVSGVMTAAVPFDWQLTDTYFVVAHLHYVLVGINVFPVVAGVYYWFPKFTGRLMDETLGTWNFWTMFVGANLVFFPMHIVGLLGMPRRIYTYPAGLGWDAYNTVETVGAFLFALGVVLFAVNVLRSRRGGALAGANPWDAPTLEWSVPSPPPPYNFAVLPTIGSRHPLWESRLEEGSARSVLDRGPVLADGRETFATTPLDAEATAVMRMPEDSYAPVLLAASLGVVAYGLLFSLLWLAALGTVGTAACAIAWLWPDAATAFVGTEVTSFGELPVGASGRRSVGWWGMAGAVATEGAFFAYLLFSYFYLASMSGNAWPSAMPGFGLPLLNTAILLASSVVVWWAERGARVGATARLRTGLAIAIALGVAFLALQAVEYGRERASATHDAYGSLFYTITGFHGAHVLVGLVMLAVVLVRALRGHFAARRHEAVTNVALYWHFVDAVWLAVFTSLYVSPHLR is encoded by the coding sequence ATGAGCGCCGCGCCCGTCCTGCCCACGGTCACCGTCGACCGCGCGCCGCTCGAGCGGCTGCGCGAGACGTGGGAGACGCCGCGCGGATGGCGCGGGTGGCTCTCCACGGTGGACCACAAGACCATCGGCCTGCGCTACCTCGTGACGTCGATCGCGTTCCTCGTGATCGGCGGCGCGGAGGCGCTGCTCATGCGCGCGCAGCTCGCGGTGAGCGGCCAGCACCTGCTCACCGCCGGCTGGTACGACCAGCTGTTCAGCATGCACGGCGTGACGATGATCTTCCTCTACGCCGCGCCGGTGCTGTCGGGGTTCAGCAACTACCTGTGGCCGCTCATGCTCGGGTCGCGCGACATGGCGTACCCGCGGCTGAACGCGCTGTCGTACTGGACGTACCTCGTCGCCGGGATCTTCCTGTACACGAGCCTTCCGTTGGGCGCGATGCCGAACGCCGGCTGGTTCGACTACGTGCCGTTCGCGGCGCGCGAGTTCGATCCCGGGCTGAACGTGGACTTCTACGCGCTGACGCTGCTGCTGCTCGCCGTGTCGACGACGGTGGGGTCGATCAACTTCGTCACCACCCTGTTCAAGACGCGGGCGCCGGGGATGTCGCTCAACCGGCTGCCGATCCTCGTGTGGGGCACGCTCACCGCCTCGTTCGCGAACCTGTTCGCGCTGCCGGCACTCTCCGCCGCGGCGGTGATGCTGTTCCTCGACCGGCGCGTCGGCACGCACTTCTTCGACGCGGCCGCCGGTGGGCATCCGCTGCTCTGGCAGCACCTGTTCTGGATGTTCGGCCATCCGTGGGTGTACGTCGTCGTGCTGCCCGCGATGGGAATCGTGAGCGACGCGCTGCCGACGTTCTGCCGCCGGCCGCTCGTCGGCTACACGTTCGTCGCGCTCGCCACCGTGACGACGGGGATCCTCGGCTTCGGCGTGTGGCTCCACCACATGTTCGCGACCGGGATCCCGCCGCTCGCGCTCGCGTTCTTCGGCGCGTCGAGCATCTTCATCACGATCCCGAGCGCGGTGGCGGTGTTCGCGTGGCTCGCCACGCTGTGGGACGGCCAGCCGTGGTATCCCGCGGCGATGAAGTTCATGCTCGGCTTCATCGCGCTGTTCGTCATCGGCGGCGTGAGCGGCGTGATGACGGCCGCCGTCCCGTTCGACTGGCAGCTCACCGACACGTACTTCGTCGTCGCGCACCTGCACTACGTGCTCGTGGGGATCAACGTGTTCCCCGTGGTCGCCGGCGTGTACTACTGGTTCCCGAAGTTCACCGGCCGGCTGATGGACGAGACGTTGGGCACGTGGAACTTCTGGACGATGTTCGTCGGCGCGAACCTCGTGTTCTTCCCGATGCACATCGTCGGGCTGTTGGGCATGCCGCGGCGCATCTACACGTATCCGGCGGGGCTCGGGTGGGACGCGTACAACACGGTGGAGACGGTCGGCGCGTTCCTGTTCGCGCTCGGCGTGGTGCTGTTCGCGGTGAACGTGCTGCGCAGCCGCCGCGGCGGCGCGCTGGCGGGCGCGAACCCGTGGGACGCGCCGACGCTCGAGTGGAGCGTGCCGTCGCCGCCGCCGCCGTACAACTTCGCCGTGCTGCCGACGATCGGCAGCCGGCATCCGCTATGGGAGAGCCGCCTCGAGGAAGGCTCGGCGCGCTCGGTGCTCGACCGCGGTCCCGTGCTCGCCGACGGCCGCGAGACGTTCGCCACGACGCCGCTCGACGCCGAGGCCACGGCGGTGATGCGCATGCCCGAGGACTCGTACGCGCCGGTGCTGCTCGCCGCCTCGCTCGGCGTCGTCGCGTACGGACTGCTGTTCTCGCTGCTCTGGCTCGCCGCGTTAGGCACCGTGGGCACGGCGGCGTGCGCGATCGCGTGGCTGTGGCCCGATGCGGCGACGGCGTTCGTCGGCACGGAGGTCACGTCGTTCGGAGAGCTGCCGGTAGGCGCGAGCGGGCGCCGGAGCGTCGGGTGGTGGGGGATGGCCGGGGCGGTGGCCACCGAGGGCGCCTTCTTCGCCTACCTGCTGTTCTCCTACTTCTATCTCGCGTCGATGTCGGGGAACGCGTGGCCGAGCGCGATGCCGGGATTCGGGCTGCCGCTGCTGAACACCGCGATCCTGCTCGCGTCGAGCGTCGTGGTGTGGTGGGCGGAGCGCGGCGCGCGCGTGGGCGCGACCGCGCGGCTGCGCACCGGCCTCGCCATCGCGATCGCGCTCGGCGTGGCGTTCCTCGCGCTGCAGGCCGTGGAGTACGGCCGCGAGCGGGCATCGGCGACGCACGACGCGTACGGCTCGCTGTTCTACACCATCACCGGCTTCCACGGCGCGCACGTGCTCGTGGGGCTCGTCATGCTCGCGGTGGTCCTCGTGCGCGCGCTGCGCGGGCACTTCGCGGCGCGGCGGCACGAGGCGGTGACGAACGTCGCGCTGTACTGGCACTTCGTGGACGCGGTGTGGCTCGCCGTGTTCACGTCGCTCTACGTGAGCCCGCACCTGAGGTGA
- a CDS encoding trypsin-like peptidase domain-containing protein, with product MRVVAATVLGVGGTLAFKYAPAQIASMTGQTPATLTAPAATPGAGGPQDSGFVKIARQVTPAVVYIENEGAPRVASRDNGGGDVPPGLRDLLPRGFQLVPPGGRGGRAPIQRSSGSGFIVSSDGEILTNNHVVEDANRLLVTLYDRRIYPARVIGRDPSTDVALIKIDATGLPTLPLGDDAAVQVGQPVLAIGAPLGLRSTVTSGIISAKERGGDLSNLFSSQLAIADFLQTDAVINPGNSGGPLLDMDGRVIGINSAIESPTGVYAGYGFAVPASIARIAMDQFHKYGRVRRAILGVSITDVKAEDALAAGMKEIRGALVSGFQEGSPAEKAGLKQGDIIVSVDNKPISSVAALQRTIYGYQPGQTVTLAYARYGTQGTARVPLQEAPPEKETVAANDAGEPRSNATPAGRLGVSVEPLTPELATQARVTNSSIHGLLVSEVKETGPARGHLIEGDVIVAVIGRGGVQRQITSGAQLKDAVDNAPGVISLLVYNSRLSVGAAGTRVVNVPLNQ from the coding sequence GTGCGCGTAGTCGCCGCCACGGTGCTCGGTGTCGGCGGCACGCTCGCGTTCAAGTACGCTCCGGCGCAGATCGCGTCGATGACCGGCCAGACGCCGGCGACCCTCACCGCCCCGGCGGCGACGCCCGGTGCCGGCGGTCCACAGGATTCCGGCTTCGTGAAGATCGCCCGGCAGGTGACGCCGGCGGTCGTCTACATCGAGAACGAGGGCGCGCCCCGCGTCGCGTCGCGCGACAACGGCGGCGGCGACGTCCCGCCGGGGCTGCGCGACCTGCTGCCGCGCGGCTTCCAGCTCGTGCCGCCGGGCGGGCGCGGCGGCCGCGCGCCGATCCAGCGCTCCTCCGGCTCGGGGTTCATCGTCTCGTCGGACGGTGAGATCCTGACGAACAACCACGTCGTCGAGGACGCGAACCGGCTCCTCGTCACGCTCTACGACCGGCGCATCTACCCGGCGCGCGTGATCGGCCGCGACCCGTCGACCGACGTCGCGCTCATCAAGATCGACGCGACGGGGCTGCCGACGCTGCCGCTCGGCGACGACGCCGCGGTGCAGGTCGGCCAGCCGGTGCTCGCGATCGGCGCGCCGCTCGGCCTGCGCTCCACGGTGACGTCGGGCATCATCAGCGCGAAGGAGCGCGGGGGCGACCTCTCGAACCTGTTCAGCTCCCAGCTCGCGATTGCCGACTTCCTGCAGACCGACGCCGTCATCAACCCCGGGAACTCGGGCGGCCCGCTGCTCGACATGGACGGGCGGGTGATCGGCATCAACAGCGCGATCGAGAGCCCCACCGGCGTGTACGCGGGCTACGGCTTCGCCGTGCCGGCCTCCATCGCGCGCATCGCGATGGACCAGTTCCACAAGTACGGCCGCGTGCGGCGCGCCATCCTCGGCGTCTCCATCACGGACGTGAAGGCGGAGGACGCGCTCGCCGCCGGGATGAAGGAGATCCGCGGCGCGCTCGTGAGCGGCTTCCAGGAGGGGAGCCCGGCGGAGAAGGCGGGGCTGAAGCAGGGCGACATCATCGTCTCGGTCGACAACAAGCCGATCTCCAGCGTCGCCGCGCTGCAGCGCACGATCTACGGCTACCAGCCCGGCCAGACGGTGACGCTCGCCTACGCGCGCTACGGCACGCAGGGCACGGCGCGCGTGCCGCTGCAGGAGGCGCCGCCGGAGAAGGAGACGGTCGCCGCCAACGACGCCGGCGAGCCGCGCAGCAACGCGACGCCAGCGGGACGTCTTGGCGTCTCGGTGGAACCGCTCACCCCCGAGCTGGCGACCCAGGCGCGCGTCACGAACAGCAGCATTCACGGCCTGCTCGTGAGCGAGGTGAAGGAGACGGGCCCCGCGCGCGGCCATCTCATCGAGGGCGACGTCATCGTCGCGGTGATCGGCCGCGGCGGCGTCCAGCGGCAGATCACGTCGGGCGCGCAGCTCAAGGACGCGGTCGACAACGCGCCGGGCGTCATCAGCCTGCTCGTCTACAACTCGCGCCTCAGCGTCGGCGCGGCGGGCACCCGCGTGGTGAACGTGCCGCTGAACCAGTAA
- a CDS encoding sterol desaturase family protein — protein MPEHYVSNADVSVRMFRSGFLERFSHVHPAVPHVIYVPLVAGLLWTARTTRGTTALLFVAGLLLWTLAEYLLHRHVFHAPDHIMAETHDVVARLAPDEPVLPALPSWRHRSYFIAHGVHHEYPSDSSRLVMPPGASVPIAIGTWLLFRAVLGPLHAPAPFAGFVAGYLVYDTTHYAVHHFGMPTPWGRYLKKRHARHHYVDTDSDYGVSSPLWDVVFGTFTRFERRP, from the coding sequence ATGCCCGAGCACTACGTCTCGAACGCCGACGTGTCCGTGCGGATGTTCCGCAGCGGGTTCCTCGAGCGGTTCAGTCACGTGCATCCGGCGGTGCCGCACGTGATCTACGTGCCGCTCGTCGCGGGGCTGCTGTGGACGGCGCGGACGACGCGAGGGACGACGGCGCTGCTGTTCGTCGCCGGCCTGCTGCTGTGGACGCTCGCCGAGTACCTGCTGCACCGGCACGTCTTCCACGCGCCGGACCACATCATGGCCGAGACGCACGACGTGGTGGCGCGGCTCGCGCCCGACGAGCCGGTGCTCCCCGCGCTGCCGAGCTGGCGCCACCGCTCGTACTTCATCGCCCACGGCGTGCACCACGAGTATCCGAGCGATTCCAGCCGGCTCGTCATGCCGCCGGGGGCGAGCGTGCCGATCGCGATCGGGACGTGGCTGCTGTTCCGCGCGGTCCTCGGCCCGCTGCACGCGCCGGCACCGTTCGCCGGCTTCGTCGCCGGGTACCTCGTGTACGACACGACGCACTACGCCGTGCACCACTTCGGCATGCCGACGCCGTGGGGCCGCTACCTGAAGAAGCGCCACGCCCGGCACCACTACGTCGACACGGACAGCGACTACGGCGTGAGCTCGCCGCTCTGGGACGTCGTGTTCGGGACGTTCACCCGCTTCGAGCGGCGACCCTGA
- a CDS encoding putative bifunctional diguanylate cyclase/phosphodiesterase, giving the protein MPAPSDVPATRHAPVRDRLGAAFQAVVVATAAAALLLWGWRFAPGGDAAAKAQLCANALVPLGVGLVVVLWLAPRRADVDRRARRAWRDLAAAVTVWWLAGVLWELLGRPPLSAADGVQLLFFPLVLLGVLRFPAAPLEREERLRVWLDTAMVLSSGAAVVWYLALWPAIARGDDLAQLVVNTLYPLGDVVLLFAAYVALRRGGGATRGAVRWAAAGLLSRFAGDLLYLRQSFTGAYDPGGLSDLMWLLGCLMLAAGACAQRRASEPAAEERTAPQTRASLLPYVSAVLLLVFFAVAVGGAWTPRTLVLLAATIVVTSLVFVRQYMVGREHVRLQGARVRLEAERAGEARFRTLVQNSSDLILIVDGRGIVRFASPSLERMLGVRPEDAEGQPLVTFVHPDDAADAAEALAVTRSEHRTFGPSQYRVSGDGATWRAVECMAENLYDDPAVRGVLITVRDVTERARLEAQLIHQAFHDPLTGLANRALFRDRVEHALAREGRDPHGVVALFLDLDDFKTVNDSLGHREGDRLLAVVADRLLNATRGCDTVARLGGDEFGVLLENAHADADAVIVAERIVNSVRVPITLAGQDVSVGASVGIARARSTDGAEELLRNADVAMYRAKQRGKSTYEIFAPAMHAAVVDRMELEGDLRRAVADDCAEMRVHYQPIVELADGKVAGLEALVRWQHPRRGLVQPTVFIPAAESTGLIVPLGRWVLREACAQAARWQAARHAADPLAPPLTITVNLSARQLQDPSLADDVRAALDDAGLPPHALVLEITESVIIAEPSAALATLAAVKALGVRLAIDDFGTGYSSLGYLQQFPVDVLKIDKAFVDGVTRGGPRAALTRTIVALGDSLALHCVAEGIEDELQRRHLQALGCGYGQGFLFARPLPADEIEAMICDGVAA; this is encoded by the coding sequence ATGCCCGCGCCGTCCGACGTCCCCGCCACGCGCCACGCCCCGGTGCGCGACCGCCTCGGCGCGGCGTTCCAGGCGGTCGTCGTCGCCACGGCGGCCGCGGCGCTCCTGCTCTGGGGCTGGCGGTTCGCTCCCGGCGGCGATGCGGCGGCGAAGGCGCAGCTCTGCGCGAACGCGCTCGTGCCGCTCGGGGTCGGCCTGGTCGTCGTGCTCTGGCTCGCGCCGCGCCGCGCGGACGTGGATCGGCGGGCGCGGCGGGCGTGGCGCGACCTCGCCGCCGCGGTGACGGTCTGGTGGCTCGCCGGCGTGCTGTGGGAGCTGCTCGGCCGCCCGCCGCTCTCCGCCGCGGACGGCGTGCAGCTGCTCTTCTTCCCGCTCGTCCTGCTCGGCGTCCTGCGCTTTCCCGCGGCGCCGCTCGAGCGCGAGGAGCGACTGCGCGTGTGGCTCGACACGGCGATGGTGCTGTCGAGCGGCGCGGCGGTGGTGTGGTACCTCGCGCTCTGGCCGGCGATCGCGCGCGGCGACGACCTCGCGCAGCTCGTGGTCAACACGCTCTACCCGCTCGGCGACGTCGTGCTGCTGTTCGCGGCGTACGTGGCCCTCCGCCGCGGCGGCGGCGCGACGCGCGGCGCGGTACGCTGGGCCGCGGCCGGCCTGCTTTCGCGCTTCGCGGGCGACCTGCTGTACCTGCGGCAATCATTCACCGGCGCGTACGACCCGGGTGGGCTCAGTGACCTGATGTGGCTGCTGGGATGCCTGATGCTCGCCGCCGGTGCGTGCGCGCAGCGGCGCGCCAGCGAGCCCGCCGCCGAGGAGCGCACCGCGCCGCAGACGCGCGCGAGCCTGCTGCCGTACGTCAGCGCGGTGCTGCTGCTCGTGTTCTTCGCCGTCGCGGTCGGCGGCGCGTGGACGCCGCGCACGCTGGTGCTGCTCGCAGCCACGATCGTCGTCACGTCGCTCGTGTTCGTGCGCCAGTACATGGTCGGGCGCGAGCACGTGCGGCTGCAGGGCGCGCGCGTGCGGCTCGAGGCGGAGCGCGCGGGCGAGGCGCGGTTCCGCACGCTCGTGCAGAACTCGTCGGACCTCATTCTCATCGTCGACGGCCGCGGGATCGTGCGCTTCGCGAGCCCGTCGCTCGAGCGCATGCTCGGCGTGCGCCCGGAGGACGCGGAGGGGCAGCCGCTCGTGACGTTCGTGCACCCCGACGACGCGGCCGACGCGGCGGAGGCGCTGGCCGTGACGCGCAGCGAGCACCGCACGTTCGGCCCGTCGCAGTACCGCGTGAGCGGCGACGGCGCGACGTGGCGCGCCGTGGAGTGCATGGCGGAGAACCTGTACGACGATCCGGCCGTGCGCGGAGTGCTGATCACGGTGCGCGACGTCACGGAGCGCGCGCGGCTCGAGGCGCAGCTCATCCACCAGGCGTTCCACGATCCGCTCACGGGGCTCGCGAACCGCGCGCTGTTCCGCGACCGCGTGGAGCATGCGCTCGCGCGCGAGGGGCGCGACCCTCACGGCGTGGTGGCGCTGTTCCTCGACCTCGACGACTTCAAGACGGTGAACGACTCGTTGGGCCACCGCGAGGGCGACCGTCTGCTCGCCGTCGTCGCCGACCGGCTGCTGAACGCGACGCGCGGCTGCGACACCGTGGCGCGACTCGGCGGCGACGAGTTCGGCGTGCTGCTCGAGAACGCGCACGCCGACGCCGACGCGGTGATCGTCGCCGAGCGCATCGTGAACTCGGTGCGCGTGCCGATCACGCTCGCCGGGCAGGACGTGAGCGTGGGGGCGAGCGTCGGGATCGCGCGTGCACGCTCGACCGACGGCGCCGAGGAGCTGCTTCGCAACGCCGACGTCGCGATGTACCGCGCGAAGCAGCGCGGCAAGAGCACGTACGAGATCTTCGCGCCCGCGATGCACGCCGCGGTCGTGGACCGGATGGAGCTGGAAGGCGATCTGCGCCGCGCCGTGGCGGACGACTGCGCGGAGATGCGCGTCCACTACCAGCCGATCGTGGAGCTGGCCGACGGCAAGGTGGCGGGGCTCGAGGCGCTGGTGCGCTGGCAGCACCCGCGGCGCGGGCTGGTGCAGCCCACGGTGTTCATCCCCGCGGCGGAGTCCACGGGGCTCATCGTGCCGTTAGGCCGGTGGGTGCTGCGCGAAGCGTGCGCGCAGGCGGCGCGGTGGCAGGCCGCGCGGCACGCCGCCGACCCGCTGGCGCCGCCGCTCACCATCACGGTGAACCTCTCGGCGCGGCAGCTCCAGGACCCATCGCTCGCCGACGACGTGCGTGCCGCGCTCGACGACGCGGGGCTCCCGCCGCACGCGCTGGTGCTGGAGATCACGGAGAGCGTGATCATCGCCGAGCCGTCGGCCGCGCTCGCGACACTGGCCGCGGTGAAGGCGCTCGGCGTGCGGCTCGCGATCGACGACTTCGGCACCGGCTACTCGTCGCTCGGCTACCTCCAGCAGTTCCCCGTCGACGTGCTGAAGATCGACAAGGCGTTCGTCGACGGCGTGACCCGCGGCGGCCCGCGCGCGGCGCTCACGCGCACGATCGTGGCGCTGGGCGACTCGCTCGCGTTGCACTGCGTTGCCGAGGGGATCGAGGACGAGCTGCAGCGCCGCCACCTGCAGGCGCTGGGCTGCGGCTACGGGCAGGGGTTCCTGTTCGCGCGGCCCCTGCCGGCGGACGAGATCGAGGCGATGATCTGCGACGGCGTGGCTGCGTAG
- a CDS encoding HEAT repeat domain-containing protein — protein MLRPSITTALLLGTLVARPALAQADLSSRGAPLAQRVAAVRDGTVRLTFTVRPDVCGNGSNIHIRRDGDDRTRTYRDDSWRRSRDVEWDDDCQTGPGRLAMDVSGGQVQAVRFYVGGRWRAAGSDVTDLGQVPAPQAAGLLLGLAERGSGRASRDAVFPSTLVDSVTVWPALLRLARDDRAERETRSQAVFWLGQAAGDAATKGLTELADDPEREIRDQAVFALSRRPSEEGVPALIRIARTHRDPATRRSALFWLGRSQDPRALALFEELLTSK, from the coding sequence ATGCTCCGCCCCTCGATCACGACCGCACTGCTGTTAGGCACCCTCGTCGCGCGCCCGGCGCTCGCGCAGGCCGACCTGTCGTCGCGCGGCGCGCCGCTCGCCCAGCGCGTGGCGGCGGTGCGCGACGGCACGGTGCGCCTCACGTTCACGGTGCGCCCGGACGTCTGCGGCAACGGCAGCAACATCCACATCCGCCGCGACGGCGACGACCGCACGCGCACCTACCGCGACGACTCGTGGCGCCGCTCGCGCGACGTCGAGTGGGACGACGACTGTCAGACGGGCCCCGGCCGGCTCGCGATGGACGTGAGCGGCGGCCAGGTGCAGGCGGTGCGCTTCTACGTCGGCGGCCGGTGGCGCGCCGCGGGGTCCGACGTCACGGACCTCGGCCAGGTGCCGGCGCCGCAGGCGGCGGGGCTGCTGCTCGGCCTCGCGGAGCGCGGCAGCGGGCGCGCGTCGCGCGACGCGGTGTTCCCGAGCACGCTCGTCGACAGCGTGACGGTGTGGCCCGCGCTGCTCCGCCTCGCGCGCGACGACCGCGCCGAGCGCGAGACGCGCTCGCAGGCGGTGTTCTGGCTCGGCCAGGCGGCGGGTGACGCGGCGACGAAGGGGCTCACGGAGCTCGCCGACGACCCGGAGCGCGAGATCCGCGATCAGGCGGTGTTCGCGTTGTCCCGGCGCCCGAGCGAGGAGGGCGTGCCGGCCCTCATCCGCATCGCCCGCACGCACCGCGACCCGGCCACGCGCCGCTCGGCGCTGTTCTGGCTCGGCCGCTCGCAGGACCCGCGCGCGCTCGCGCTGTTCGAGGAGCTGCTGACGAGCAAGTGA
- a CDS encoding HEAT repeat domain-containing protein, translated as MMLLTHLVAAGALALAGAPAPAAASAPNASAPRAIVAPHAKQDSADALYRAGRDAIARGDYKRAAELLQRIDERFPGSSQASDALYWRAFALYRVGGTNELRSARAALARLKDKGSDAYRSQSASLDTRICGELARRGDAQCAETVEKRADSLGIVAAVGDVVRAATAVAADAARAATAATADALRDPSVQAALAEARSTAAAATRAGIDEGVRATSDALRDADRAMRETSRTMGRSSSRRSSDCADDDDDVKVIALNALMQMDADRALPLLKKVMANREKCSEVLRKKAVFLIARKNTPEAADMLVDAARNDPDTDVRKEAVFWLSRVSGDKAAEFLRDVALNSGDVEVRKQAVFSLSQSNTPAGRETLRQIATTSNVDAEIRGEAIFWLGQRGTAEDMDFLRTLYPKLTDRDLKDKVLFAASRRRGSGGWLLDVANDPKETIELRKQALFWAGQGGAPVEQLVGLYDKTTDPEMKKQLVFVYQQRGTGPAFDKLLDIARTEKNADVRKDAIFWLSRSKDPRVAKLIEDIINK; from the coding sequence ATGATGCTGCTGACCCACCTCGTCGCGGCTGGCGCGCTGGCGCTCGCGGGAGCGCCCGCACCGGCGGCCGCCAGCGCGCCTAACGCCAGCGCGCCGCGCGCGATCGTCGCGCCGCACGCGAAGCAGGATTCCGCCGATGCGCTCTACCGCGCGGGCCGCGACGCGATCGCGCGCGGCGACTACAAGCGCGCCGCCGAGCTGCTGCAGCGCATCGACGAGCGCTTCCCCGGCTCGTCGCAGGCGAGCGACGCGCTCTACTGGCGGGCGTTCGCGCTCTACCGCGTCGGCGGCACGAACGAGCTGCGGAGCGCCCGCGCCGCGCTCGCGCGGCTGAAGGACAAGGGGAGCGACGCGTACCGCAGCCAGTCGGCGTCGCTCGACACGCGCATCTGCGGCGAGCTCGCGCGGCGCGGCGACGCGCAGTGCGCGGAGACGGTCGAGAAGCGCGCGGACAGCCTCGGCATCGTTGCGGCGGTCGGTGACGTGGTGCGCGCGGCGACCGCCGTCGCGGCCGACGCGGCGCGCGCCGCGACCGCGGCCACGGCGGACGCGCTGCGCGACCCGAGCGTGCAGGCGGCGCTCGCCGAGGCGCGCTCCACCGCCGCCGCCGCGACGCGCGCCGGCATCGACGAGGGCGTGCGCGCCACGAGCGACGCGCTGCGCGACGCCGACCGCGCCATGCGCGAGACGTCGCGCACGATGGGCCGCTCGTCGTCGCGCCGCTCGAGCGACTGCGCGGACGACGACGACGACGTGAAGGTCATCGCGCTGAACGCGCTGATGCAGATGGACGCCGACCGCGCGCTGCCGCTGCTCAAGAAGGTGATGGCGAACCGCGAGAAGTGCTCGGAGGTGCTGCGCAAGAAGGCCGTCTTCCTCATCGCGCGGAAGAACACGCCCGAGGCGGCCGACATGCTCGTCGACGCGGCGCGCAACGATCCCGACACCGACGTGCGCAAGGAGGCCGTGTTCTGGCTGTCGCGCGTGAGCGGCGACAAGGCCGCGGAGTTCCTGCGCGACGTCGCGCTGAACTCCGGCGACGTCGAGGTGCGGAAGCAGGCGGTGTTCTCGCTCTCGCAGTCGAACACGCCCGCCGGGCGCGAGACGCTGCGCCAGATCGCCACCACGTCGAACGTCGACGCGGAGATCCGCGGCGAGGCGATCTTCTGGCTCGGTCAGCGCGGCACGGCCGAGGACATGGACTTCCTGCGGACGCTCTACCCGAAGCTCACGGACCGCGATCTCAAGGACAAGGTGCTGTTCGCCGCGTCGCGCCGGCGTGGGAGCGGCGGGTGGCTGCTCGACGTCGCGAACGACCCGAAGGAGACGATCGAGCTCCGGAAGCAGGCGCTGTTCTGGGCGGGGCAGGGCGGGGCGCCGGTGGAGCAGCTCGTGGGGCTCTACGACAAGACGACGGACCCCGAGATGAAGAAGCAGCTCGTGTTCGTGTATCAGCAGCGCGGCACCGGGCCGGCGTTCGACAAGCTGCTCGACATCGCGCGTACCGAGAAGAACGCCGACGTCCGCAAGGACGCGATCTTCTGGCTGTCGCGCTCGAAGGACCCGCGCGTCGCCAAGCTGATCGAGGACATCATCAACAAGTGA
- a CDS encoding RNA polymerase sigma factor: MTEPNLIARAVAGDMAAQRALYDQHVDRVYRLAYRLAGDEELARDFTQETFVRAFDRLGSFRGDSSLGTWLHAIGVSVALNGLRKVKRWRSRETQLDDALTVGTTARTSEPDLKERLRQAVDALPEGYRTVFVMHDVEGYTHEEIAQTLGIQPGTSKAQLFRARAKLRTALADFAGEWVS, translated from the coding sequence GTGACCGAACCGAACCTCATCGCGCGCGCCGTCGCCGGCGACATGGCGGCCCAGCGCGCCCTCTACGACCAGCACGTCGACCGCGTCTACCGACTGGCCTACCGGCTGGCGGGGGACGAGGAGCTGGCGCGCGACTTCACCCAGGAGACCTTCGTGCGGGCGTTCGACCGGTTGGGGAGCTTCCGCGGCGATTCGTCGCTCGGGACGTGGCTGCACGCCATCGGCGTGTCGGTCGCCCTGAACGGGCTGCGCAAGGTCAAGCGGTGGCGCTCGCGCGAGACCCAGCTCGACGACGCGCTGACGGTCGGGACGACGGCTCGCACGTCGGAGCCGGACCTCAAGGAGCGGCTCCGCCAAGCGGTCGACGCGCTCCCCGAGGGCTACCGCACCGTGTTCGTGATGCACGACGTGGAAGGCTACACGCACGAGGAGATCGCCCAGACGCTCGGCATCCAGCCGGGGACGTCGAAGGCGCAGCTGTTCAGAGCCAGAGCGAAGCTCCGCACCGCACTCGCGGACTTCGCGGGAGAGTGGGTCTCATGA